The following coding sequences are from one Diospyros lotus cultivar Yz01 chromosome 7, ASM1463336v1, whole genome shotgun sequence window:
- the LOC127806327 gene encoding VQ motif-containing protein 20-like, giving the protein MPCSRSSSSSFDNVERGVLRGPRPPALMVNKSSANSTKQPAVKRSRHAPVIVYLRSPTVIHVSPEEFMGLVQRLTGKTHQGPTHAALSSSSSSSAFRHGRP; this is encoded by the coding sequence ATGCCTTGTAGTAGAAGTAGTAGTAGTTCCTTTGATAATGTTGAGCGCGGCGTGCTTCGTGGGCCGAGGCCACCGGCTCTCATGGTGAACAAGAGCTCTGCTAATTCTACCAAGCAACCTGCAGTCAAAAGAAGCCGCCATGCCCCAGTGATTGTGTATCTGAGGTCGCCCACGGTTATCCATGTCAGCCCTGAGGAATTTATGGGCCTCGTTCAGCGTCTAACTGGGAAAACTCATCAAGGGCCAACCCACGCCGcgctctcttcttcttcttcttcttctgcgtTCCGCCATGGGAGGCCGTGA